Genomic window (Campylobacter concisus):
TAAATTTGAGAAAACTCAGTGGCCTCAGTCTGAGCCGTACCAGTCATACCTGCAAGCTTTTTATACATCCTAAAGTAGTTTTGATATGTTGTATCGGCTAAAGTTTGGCTCTCTTCTTGGATTTTTACGCCCTCTTTTGCCTCAAGTGCTTGGTGAAGCCCCTCACTAAAGCGTCTGCCTTCGCTTAGACGTCCAGTAAATTCATCAACAATGACTACCTCGCCATCTTTTACGACATAATGAACGTCTTTTTCAAAGAGATTATGAGCTTTTAAGGCTTGGTCTAGGTGATGGCTTAGTATGGCATTTTCAAGGTTGTATAAATTCTCAACTCCAAAGAGCTTTTCAGCCTTACTTATACCAGCTTCTGTGATCATTATCGTTCTATTTTTTTCATCTACTATAAAGTCACCACTTGGCTTTGAACCTGGCACGTTTGGATCAGCTGGAATGCCTCTAGTAAGCTGTTTAGCGACCTGATCAGCTCTTATATAGCCATCGAGCGTACGGTTTGTTGGGCCAGAGATTATAAGTGGAGTTCTAGCCTCGTCTATCAAGATGCTATCGACCTCGTCCACGATAACGAAGTTGTGGCCTCTTTGCACCTTTTGGCCAGCTTCAAATTTCATATTGTCACGTAAATAGTCAAAGCCAAATTCTGAATTTGTACCGTATGTTATGTCGGCGTTATAAGCAGCTTGTCTTACGTTATCATCGTATCCACCGCTTAGTATCACATCGACACTTAATCCTAAAAAGTTATAAAGCTCGCCCATTTGCGTAGCGTCACGCTTTGCAAGGTAGTCGTTTACGGTTACAACGTGCACACCCTTGCCGCTCATTGCGTTTAAGATGACTGGCAAGGTTGCCACCAAGGTCTTACCCTCGCCCGTTTTCATCTCGGCAATCCTACCCTCATTTAGCACCATGCCGCCTATTAGCTGTACGTCAAAATGGCGCATCTTAAGCACCCTTTTGCTAGCCTCTCTAACGATCGCAAAAACATCATTTAAAATTTCATCTAAAGTGACTTTTTCTTCTACTACTTGGGCTTTTAGTTCATTAAATTTGATCTTAAGCTCATCATCGCTCATCTTCTCATACGTTGGCTCAAACGCATTTATCTGCGCCACACGTTTTATGTATTTTTTGACTTCTCTATCGTTTTTGGTGCCAAATATCTTTCTAAATACCGATGAAATCATTATTTTACCTTCCTAAATTTTTAAACTTTGGATCTTAGCATAGTTTAACTATTTATTTAATTAAACTGGGCTAGAATACGCCAAAAAAGGATAAAAAATGAGAAAATTTCTAGTTGCCTCTCTCGTTGCGGTTTGCTCATTTGGTGCTGGCTTAAATTTCAAAAGCCTTCAAAGTGACTTTACGCAAACTGTATTTAGCGAAGGCAAAAGCATAAATTACAAGGGTAGATTTTACGCAAAAAACGACAATACTGCACTTTGGATATATGAAAGTCCAACACCAAAGAGAATTTATTTTAACAAAGAACGTGTGATCGTGATTGAAGACGAACTTGAGCAAGCTATTATTTCAAAGCTTGATGATACGCCAAATTTGACGCAAGTTTTGGCTCATGCGGAGCAAATTCAACCAACACTTTACAAAGCGATATATGACGGAGTTGAGTATTTTATAACTATTAAAAACACGCTTCCAACGACGATTGACTATAAAGACAAGCTTTCAAATAAAATAAAAATAACTCTAAGCAATCCAGTAAAAGACGCACTCATACCACAAGAGACTCTAACTCCTGTCATTCCCCAAGGCTATGACATTGTAAATCAATAAATTTGGCTAGCTTTAGCCAAATTTACTTACTTCTCTCCAAAATCTTTTCCAAATTCCTGCACGTTATTTAGATCAATAGGCTTTTGAACTACGTCATTTGGATCTGGTGAGATGATGATCTCATTGCCTTTTTTCTTCTTTTCTGGTTTTGTTACAATCTCTTCATTAACGCTTGGATCGGAGCATAAATTTTGGCTTTTTATTGCTTTTATGATCTCGCTTAGTTCAAGATTATTTATCACTTTTATATTTAAGATAAGCACATCATCGATATCAAGAGAGTGCTTTTTGGCTGCGTATTTTATGAAAAGCTCTTTAAATTTCTCTTTTCCCATTGAGGTTAAAATATCTTCCACGTAAAAGCTACCAACTATTATGTTTAAAGTATCAAGCACGTAGGCTTCATTCTCCTCCACATCACGTCCGACAACTTCAAGGTTCATATTTATCTTTTTTGTTAAATTTTGTCCAGCTTTTGAGTAGATATCTGTTTGAAAGTCACTCACTTTTAGCACGTCTGCGAATGCAAAAACGCCAAAAACAAGGCTTAAAAATAGCTTTTTCATAAACTCTCCTTAATATGCAAAAATACGTTTTCTTGGTAAAATTTCTTAACTTCGTCGTCAATTTTAACCACTTTTCTTAAATGCTGCCTAA
Coding sequences:
- the lolA gene encoding LolA-like outer membrane lipoprotein chaperone, producing the protein MRKFLVASLVAVCSFGAGLNFKSLQSDFTQTVFSEGKSINYKGRFYAKNDNTALWIYESPTPKRIYFNKERVIVIEDELEQAIISKLDDTPNLTQVLAHAEQIQPTLYKAIYDGVEYFITIKNTLPTTIDYKDKLSNKIKITLSNPVKDALIPQETLTPVIPQGYDIVNQ